The genomic window TGCCGTAATTGGTGATGGCGATCTCCTTTTCAGTGTAGCTGTAGCCGAAATCAAGGGTTTCATCAGAAACGCTTAACTGCGGGATCTCGCAGAAGGCGGTGTTGAACCGGGATAAAAACAGGGTTAAAAGAGCAACTAAAAATAAGCGTTTAATTAACATAATGCCCTCCAATAAAAAAACCGATCTCACCTCCTATTATGCCTCTGACCCTGAGGTAAAAATCGGTTTTTCATTATATAAAGGTTCCCGAAATTGATACAATATAAGTATACTATGGCGAATGCCGGTTTTCAAGGCATAATTGTATTGACACCTGAAAATGCGCAAGATACAATAAACCAAATATGTCCATCTCAATAGGCGCAGGGTCGAGCACTTCCGCCGATATTCTGAAAGCAGTTAATCAGGCCTGCAGTGAGGCAAAGGAAGGGCTCTATCCAAAAAGGCCGTCTTTCGCGCTTGTGTTCAGCACCGCGGAATACGCCTCCGCTTATGCCCTGAATAACATTGAAACGATCCTCGGCAACGTGCCGCTTATCGGCTCAAGCGGGCTTTACCTGATATATAACTCCGCGATCATAAAACAAGGCATTATCGTCGTGCTTGCCTGCCTGGAAAAGGCCAATTACACATTGGCGCATACGCACAATATCGGCAGGGGCGCGGCGTTGAACGCCGGCAGGGAACTGGGGGACAAACTGTTGTTCGGCATAAAGGGCGGCCAGCGCAACTTCTGCCTGGTTTTCGGAGACGGGAACATTAACAACGGCCGCGAGGTGATAAGGGGCCTGCAGGAAAAATTGGGCTTTAGTTTTCCCATTATCGGCGCCAACTCCTCCCTGAAGGGCAATACAGATAAAACATACCAGTACTTCAACAATGAGCTGCTCAGCGGCTCCTACGTTGCCCTGCTGCTGGGCGGCGGCGTCAGCTTTGGCTTCAGCGTGCACCACGGTTTTAAGCCGCTGGGCAGGCCGCGCGGCATCACTTCAAGTAAGGGCAATGTCATCTTTGAAATAGAAAACAAACTGGCTGTAAAGGTATATGAGGATTACTTTGCCAGGAAACTGCCGGAGCTCAAAAAAGACATACGCTACATATCAGTGCTCTATCCCATAGGCATTGATATGCCGCAGGAGGAGGAATACCTCTTAAGGAACGTCATATCCCTGGAAGAGAACGGCGCCATAATCTGCGGGGCGGACCTGCCGCAGCAAAGCTCAATGCGGCTTATGATAGCGACTGAAGAATCCTGCCTGAAATCGGTAAAACAGTCGGCCATAGAAGCGAGAGGAAATATGGAAAGGTCCGGCATATCAAAGGAAAAACCGCCTAAGTGCGCGTTCTTCTTTAATAACTATTCCAGATACCGGCTTTTGGGAAGGCACGCTGCCAGGGAAACAGAGGCCCTGCGGCAGACCCTGGAAGGCGGCTTTCCGCTTACGGGATTTTATGATTCGGGGGAATACGCGCCCCTTAAATACTATGGGACAACAAGACAGCACAACCAGGCAGGGCTTGTTCTAACACTGGGGGACTGATATTGGAAACCGTTAATATCCACGCGCTGTTAAACATGTCCTCTCTCATTACCATCATCGTGCTGTGCCTCATACTGGTAATGAAGATGGAGCGGATAAAGCAGCTGCAGCGGCTGGCTGAAAAGCTGAACCGCTCCCTTAAAGAGATGGACGAACAGGCAAAACTGATAATACGCACGGATATGGAACTGAATAAAACCCAGGAGGAACTGGACAAAAAGGTATCCGGGCTGTATACGCTGCAGAAGATCTCCCGGGCGTTAAGCGTTACCTTTGATGAAAACAAGATACTGAAACACCTGACCAGATCCGACGTAGAAGAGTTAGGGTTTGAGAAGTGCCTTATCTTTATGCTGCGCGCTTCGGAGCAGCTATTCTCCCCTGTCCTGCTTATAGGATATTCCGCGCAGGAACTGCAGGAAACGTTCAAAACTATCGGCCCCGGATTATTGGCCCTGATCATCAACGAGGCAAAAAACATATCATCCATATCCGGGGACGCGCCCATACAGAAAGAGAGGATACGCAAACTTTTTAACGCGGAACACTTTGTCATATCGCCCATACTGCCCCCGGAAGGCGATAAGGGCTTCATATTTATGGGAAGCTCAAGCCCGGAAATAGTGATAACCGAAGGGGACGAGGAAATAATCAACGTGCTGGCAAACCACATCGGCCAGGCGCTGGAAAACGCCCGGCTTTTTGACAAGACCTACCAGGCCCAGCAGACCCTTGAGAAAAAGGTTGAGGAGCGCACCAGGGAGTTAAAGAAGGCCCTGGAAGAGATCAAAGGGGTGAACAAAAGAAAATCCGATTTCGTATCCGCGGTCTCGCATGAACTGCGCACACCCCTTACCTCAATAAAAGGATACGCCTCAATATTGCTGGCGGAACGGCTGGGCAAGATCCCCAAAGAGGTCAAAGAACGCCTGGAAAAGATCAACAAGCATTCGGATGAATTAACACGCATGGTCAATGACCTGTTGGATGTATCGCGCATAGAATCGGGAAGGGTGGAGCTGAAGATGCAGCCGCAGGGCCTGAAGGAAATTACCGATTCGGTCATAGACCTGCTGCAGCCGCAATTAAAGGATAAACGGATATTGATATCCCTGGATATACCGCGGGGGCTGCCCAATGCCATGGCAGACAGAAGCCAGGTTGAAAGGGTATTCATAAATCTGCTGGGCAACGCGATAAAATTCACGCCTGAATCGGGCAGGATCGCCGTACGGGCAAACGTGAAAAATGAATTCATACAGATCGACATAAGCGACAATGGGATCGGGATACCCGAAACGTCGCTGCCGTTCATATTTGACGAATTTTACAGGGTGGATAATGAAATAAACCAGTCGCTGAAGGGTACCGGGCTGGGGCTTTCTCTGGTAAAATATATAGTAAACGCGCACAAAGGAGATATCTGGGTAAAGAGCAGATTGAACGAAGGCACGACCTTCAGTTTTACCCTGCCGATCACGAGGTGATATGCGTAAGGAAACTATCTTAGTAGTAGACGACGAGCCGGATATAAGGGACATCCTGAACCTGACGCTTAGCGAGCAGGACTACAATGTGATTGAGGCGGAGAACGGCGAA from Candidatus Omnitrophota bacterium includes these protein-coding regions:
- a CDS encoding FIST N-terminal domain-containing protein, with the protein product MSISIGAGSSTSADILKAVNQACSEAKEGLYPKRPSFALVFSTAEYASAYALNNIETILGNVPLIGSSGLYLIYNSAIIKQGIIVVLACLEKANYTLAHTHNIGRGAALNAGRELGDKLLFGIKGGQRNFCLVFGDGNINNGREVIRGLQEKLGFSFPIIGANSSLKGNTDKTYQYFNNELLSGSYVALLLGGGVSFGFSVHHGFKPLGRPRGITSSKGNVIFEIENKLAVKVYEDYFARKLPELKKDIRYISVLYPIGIDMPQEEEYLLRNVISLEENGAIICGADLPQQSSMRLMIATEESCLKSVKQSAIEARGNMERSGISKEKPPKCAFFFNNYSRYRLLGRHAARETEALRQTLEGGFPLTGFYDSGEYAPLKYYGTTRQHNQAGLVLTLGD
- a CDS encoding ATP-binding protein; amino-acid sequence: METVNIHALLNMSSLITIIVLCLILVMKMERIKQLQRLAEKLNRSLKEMDEQAKLIIRTDMELNKTQEELDKKVSGLYTLQKISRALSVTFDENKILKHLTRSDVEELGFEKCLIFMLRASEQLFSPVLLIGYSAQELQETFKTIGPGLLALIINEAKNISSISGDAPIQKERIRKLFNAEHFVISPILPPEGDKGFIFMGSSSPEIVITEGDEEIINVLANHIGQALENARLFDKTYQAQQTLEKKVEERTRELKKALEEIKGVNKRKSDFVSAVSHELRTPLTSIKGYASILLAERLGKIPKEVKERLEKINKHSDELTRMVNDLLDVSRIESGRVELKMQPQGLKEITDSVIDLLQPQLKDKRILISLDIPRGLPNAMADRSQVERVFINLLGNAIKFTPESGRIAVRANVKNEFIQIDISDNGIGIPETSLPFIFDEFYRVDNEINQSLKGTGLGLSLVKYIVNAHKGDIWVKSRLNEGTTFSFTLPITR